The region GGAAACATTCAGACTGTCGCCAAAGCCTGAGCCGGGTGGCACGATTGAATGACCCCGCCGCCATTTGCGGCCTGCAATTTTAAAGGACCGCTTTCTATGAAAAAAATTCTGCGCCCCGCGCTTTGTCTGACCCTGCTGGGTCTCACTGCCTGTGATGAAATCGCCGTGGCTGACAATCCTGCGGCGCTGGCCGACCTGCGCGGGCAGAAAAGCTGTGTGGCGGCGGTGGGCCAGCAGACGGGTGCGGCAAAGGTGGCAGTAAACACCTCCCGGCCAGTGGTCGAGCTTTACCGCTATGTCGTGGATGTACCCGGTGCCGCGAGTTGGTCCTGTATTACCGATCAAAACGGCAAGGCAATTGAGATCGCAGAGCAGCGCGGCGGTTAAGCTGCGCCGCCCTTGTGGTCACAGGTAATCTGACCGCTGCAACCCGTATTTCGCCATTTTTTCGTTCAGCGTCCGGCGGGGCAAGCAAAGTTCATCCATCACGCTGGCGATTGAGCCCTTGTGACGACGCATGGTGTTGTCGATCAACATGCGCTCAAAGGCCTCGACGTATTCTTTCAACGGCTTGCCTTCGGTGGTCATCACCGGCTGCATCTCATCATGGTCGCTCATCAGCAACGAGGCGATGGTGCCCGATCCCCGGCGCGATTGCAGAACAGCGCGTTCGGCCACGTTGATCAACTGGCGAACATTACCGGGCCACGGGGCCTGCAAGAGCTGCGCCGCCTCTTGGGCCGAGACCTGCGGCGCGTCGCACCCGTATTCATCCGCGAACTGATCGCTCAGGCGGGTGAAAAGCGTCAGGATGTCTTCGCCCCGCTGGCGCAGCGGTGGCACGGTAATGCGCAAAGCGGCCAGACGATAGAATAGATCAGAGCGCAGCGCGTCTTCGGAGGTGCGACCCGCCTCTTGCAGGTTCGAGATCGCAACGATGCGTGTCTCCGCCGGGGTGCCTTGCTCATTGATGGCGCTCAACAAGCGGGCCTGAAGGCTTTCGGACAATGCCTCAATGTCTTCCAACACCAACGTACCGCCACGTGCCTCTTCGATGGCAGGCAACTGCGCATCTTCGGGCTGCATCGGGCCAAACAGCCGCTTGGCCAATGCGTCTTCTTCCAAAGCACCACAGGAGACGAGCACGAATTTCTTGCCCGCGCGACTGCCGACCGCGTGCAGGGCGTGTGCCACAAGGGTCTTGCCGGTTCCGGTCTCCCCGTCGATCAGCACATGCCCATCGGCCTGCCCCAGATCAAGGATATCCTCGCGCAGCCGTTCCATCACGGGGGATTGGCCGATCAGCTTTTTCATCAGCTGGCCGCCGTCCGACAGTTCGCGCCGCAGGGCGCGGTTGTCCATCACCAGACGGCGCGCATTGGTAGCCTTCTTCGCCAGTTCGCTCATCCGGTCGGGATTAAAGGGCTTTTCAAGGAAGTCGAACGCGCCCACGCGCATCGCCTCCACCGCCATCGGCACATCGCCGTGGCCGGTGATCATGATGACCGGCAAGGCCGAGTCGCTGCCCATCA is a window of Sulfitobacter sp. W027 DNA encoding:
- a CDS encoding sigma-54 dependent transcriptional regulator, which codes for MAQAMKIAIVDDEQDMRQSISQWLALSGYDTETFGSAEDALKTLGPDYPGIVISDIKMPGMDGMQFLKKLMGSDSALPVIMITGHGDVPMAVEAMRVGAFDFLEKPFNPDRMSELAKKATNARRLVMDNRALRRELSDGGQLMKKLIGQSPVMERLREDILDLGQADGHVLIDGETGTGKTLVAHALHAVGSRAGKKFVLVSCGALEEDALAKRLFGPMQPEDAQLPAIEEARGGTLVLEDIEALSESLQARLLSAINEQGTPAETRIVAISNLQEAGRTSEDALRSDLFYRLAALRITVPPLRQRGEDILTLFTRLSDQFADEYGCDAPQVSAQEAAQLLQAPWPGNVRQLINVAERAVLQSRRGSGTIASLLMSDHDEMQPVMTTEGKPLKEYVEAFERMLIDNTMRRHKGSIASVMDELCLPRRTLNEKMAKYGLQRSDYL